Proteins encoded within one genomic window of Pseudobdellovibrionaceae bacterium:
- the psd gene encoding phosphatidylserine decarboxylase (Phosphatidylserine decarboxylase is synthesized as a single chain precursor. Generation of the pyruvoyl active site from a Ser is coupled to cleavage of a Gly-Ser bond between the larger (beta) and smaller (alpha chains). It is an integral membrane protein.): MAAVEFLYLVPKNALSRFVGWLVHLKLPGGLASFTITQFAKAYNINLEEAERPVSAYASIGDFFVRRLRGDARPLGGATLVHPADSVITESDWIKDGKIIQAKGRYYSLQDFVGTNESAKPYQGGAFATYYLCPTDYHRVHSPVSGQIVRVRHLPGHLWPVNDWSTTHIENLFAVNERVLVEIQTDFGLMGVMFVGATNVGQISLSFWPEFRSNDPRYPSVRERVFEPSVAVTKGDELGAFHMGSTIVLLFSEEMFATLPALKLQLPHLKGLKARVREDLLQNSKPASVPH, from the coding sequence ATGGCGGCCGTGGAATTCCTTTATCTTGTCCCTAAAAATGCTCTCAGTCGCTTTGTGGGTTGGCTCGTGCACCTGAAACTCCCCGGGGGTTTGGCGAGTTTTACCATCACCCAGTTCGCCAAAGCCTATAACATCAATCTGGAGGAGGCCGAACGCCCGGTTTCCGCCTACGCCAGCATCGGCGACTTCTTCGTGCGCCGACTGCGCGGGGACGCGCGCCCCTTGGGAGGGGCCACGCTTGTGCACCCGGCTGACAGCGTGATCACCGAAAGCGACTGGATCAAGGACGGCAAGATCATCCAGGCGAAGGGTCGCTACTACTCGCTGCAAGATTTTGTCGGGACGAACGAATCGGCGAAGCCCTATCAGGGGGGCGCGTTTGCGACCTACTATCTGTGCCCCACCGACTATCACCGCGTGCATTCGCCCGTCAGCGGCCAGATCGTGCGCGTACGCCATTTGCCGGGGCATCTGTGGCCGGTGAATGACTGGTCGACGACCCATATCGAAAATCTGTTCGCGGTGAATGAGCGCGTGCTTGTCGAGATCCAGACCGACTTCGGCCTTATGGGCGTGATGTTCGTGGGGGCCACGAACGTGGGGCAAATCTCGCTGTCGTTCTGGCCCGAGTTCCGCTCGAACGATCCGCGCTATCCCTCGGTGCGCGAACGGGTGTTCGAACCTTCCGTGGCGGTGACGAAGGGGGACGAGCTGGGCGCCTTCCACATGGGGTCGACGATCGTGCTGCTCTTCTCGGAAGAGATGTTCGCGACTCTGCCTGCGCTCAAACTCCAGCTTCCTCATCTGAAAGGACTGAAGGCCCGTGTCCGGGAAGATCTTTTGCAAAATTCAAAGCCTGCATCTGTACCCCATTAA
- a CDS encoding enoyl-CoA hydratase/isomerase family protein → MSVTLQIENHIATLTINRPEALNALNGQVLKELEAHLTALKSQFPATVRGLIVTGAGEKAFVAGADIKEISALGGHDAVHFAERGQRIFRQLELLPFPTIAAVNGFALGGGLELALSCDFIYAADSAKLGLPETNLGLIPGFGGTVRLSRVVGVNRARELIFSAGTVGAADALQMGLVNKVVAKAELLATAQAALNSIMTKGPRAVAAAKRSILEAHDLAVDAALAQEAKHFGELCGSAEVKEGTGAFLEKRKPAFAP, encoded by the coding sequence ATGAGCGTGACTCTGCAAATTGAAAATCACATCGCGACCCTGACCATCAACCGCCCCGAAGCGCTGAATGCTTTGAACGGCCAGGTCCTGAAGGAGCTCGAAGCGCATTTGACGGCGCTGAAGTCGCAGTTTCCGGCGACGGTCCGGGGACTGATCGTGACCGGCGCGGGCGAGAAGGCCTTCGTTGCCGGCGCGGACATCAAAGAGATCTCGGCACTCGGCGGTCACGACGCGGTTCACTTCGCGGAGCGGGGCCAGCGGATCTTCCGTCAGCTTGAGCTTCTGCCTTTCCCCACGATCGCGGCCGTGAACGGCTTCGCGCTCGGCGGGGGCCTGGAGCTCGCTCTTTCCTGTGACTTCATCTACGCCGCGGACTCGGCGAAGCTGGGACTTCCCGAAACGAATCTGGGGCTGATCCCCGGCTTCGGCGGGACCGTGCGCTTGTCGCGCGTGGTGGGCGTGAACCGCGCGCGTGAATTGATCTTCTCGGCGGGCACCGTGGGCGCGGCCGATGCGCTTCAGATGGGGCTTGTGAATAAGGTCGTCGCGAAAGCGGAACTCCTCGCGACCGCGCAGGCGGCTCTGAATTCCATCATGACGAAGGGTCCGCGCGCCGTCGCGGCGGCCAAGCGCTCGATTCTCGAAGCGCACGATCTCGCGGTGGATGCGGCTCTGGCCCAAGAGGCAAAACACTTCGGCGAGCTCTGTGGCAGCGCGGAAGTGAAAGAAGGCACCGGCGCCTTCCTCGAAAAACGCAAACCCGCCTTCGCGCCCTAA
- a CDS encoding tyrosine-protein phosphatase, which produces MFLGFVAFAYRYSTFRITKNFEEVDPGRFYRSAQLTPEEMEEAIKKYGIKTVVSLRGAPEHAPWYQPQVDVLEKNGVKFEKLWWTAEHFPAKEELIRFEDILEKGDYPILVHCRAGSDRTGEATAIYAINHMKLTNEQAVAKHLNFDYWHVETFKPAMKEFVRRYQGPTWAREVFEPCSAENRPWVEAHHCISSDASAKTAGEASVDTASVVKSETREPAKN; this is translated from the coding sequence TTGTTCCTGGGTTTTGTCGCGTTCGCGTACCGCTACTCGACCTTTCGGATCACGAAGAACTTCGAAGAGGTCGATCCCGGTCGCTTCTACCGCTCGGCGCAGCTGACGCCCGAAGAAATGGAAGAGGCGATCAAAAAGTACGGCATCAAAACCGTGGTTTCTCTGCGGGGCGCCCCCGAGCACGCGCCCTGGTATCAACCCCAGGTCGACGTGCTTGAGAAAAATGGCGTGAAGTTCGAGAAGCTCTGGTGGACCGCCGAGCATTTCCCGGCGAAGGAAGAGCTCATCCGCTTCGAGGACATCCTTGAAAAAGGCGACTATCCGATTCTGGTTCACTGTCGTGCCGGATCGGACCGGACGGGCGAAGCCACCGCGATCTACGCGATCAATCACATGAAACTCACGAACGAGCAGGCCGTCGCCAAGCATCTGAACTTCGACTACTGGCATGTCGAGACCTTCAAGCCCGCGATGAAAGAGTTCGTGCGGCGCTATCAGGGGCCGACATGGGCGCGGGAGGTCTTTGAACCCTGTTCGGCTGAAAATCGCCCGTGGGTTGAGGCGCATCACTGCATCAGTAGCGATGCCAGCGCGAAGACGGCTGGTGAGGCCTCGGTCGATACGGCGTCGGTTGTAAAATCCGAGACCCGCGAGCCCGCGAAGAACTAG
- a CDS encoding 3-hydroxybutyryl-CoA dehydrogenase, translating to MADSALSSIKTLGVVGAGQMGNGIAQVAATYGLNVIMTDINEKGLEKGLSTIMGSLDRLIKKQTITEAQKTEIIGRIKTSVGTAALKDADFIVEAATENIDLKVKIFQELDQVARPGVILATNTSSISITKIAAVTKRPELVAGMHFMNPVPLMKLVEGIRGLQTSDATYATVKTLAEKMEKTFVPSDKDMPGFIVNRILMPMINEAVFTLNEGIATPENIDSAMKLGTNQPMGPLTLADFIGLDTCLAIMNVLHDGLGDTKYRPCPLLVKYVEAGWLGRKTGRGFYKY from the coding sequence ATGGCGGATTCGGCACTTTCTTCGATCAAAACTCTCGGCGTCGTGGGTGCGGGCCAGATGGGGAACGGCATCGCCCAAGTCGCGGCGACCTATGGGCTCAACGTCATCATGACCGACATCAACGAGAAGGGGCTGGAGAAAGGCCTGTCGACGATCATGGGAAGCCTGGATCGTCTGATCAAAAAACAAACGATCACCGAGGCGCAAAAAACCGAGATCATCGGTCGCATCAAAACTTCGGTTGGCACGGCCGCTCTCAAAGACGCGGACTTCATCGTCGAGGCCGCTACCGAAAACATCGATCTCAAAGTCAAAATCTTCCAAGAGCTCGATCAGGTCGCGCGTCCGGGCGTGATCCTGGCGACCAACACCTCGAGCATCTCGATCACGAAAATCGCGGCGGTCACGAAGCGTCCCGAACTCGTCGCGGGCATGCACTTCATGAATCCCGTGCCGCTCATGAAACTTGTCGAAGGGATCCGCGGTCTGCAGACCTCGGACGCGACCTACGCAACCGTGAAGACGCTCGCCGAAAAAATGGAGAAGACCTTCGTTCCCTCGGACAAGGACATGCCCGGCTTCATCGTCAACCGCATCCTTATGCCCATGATCAACGAAGCGGTCTTCACTTTGAATGAAGGCATCGCGACGCCCGAAAATATCGACAGCGCCATGAAGCTGGGCACGAATCAGCCCATGGGCCCGCTGACCCTGGCGGACTTCATCGGTCTGGACACCTGCCTCGCGATCATGAACGTCTTGCACGACGGTCTGGGTGATACGAAGTACCGTCCGTGTCCGCTGCTCGTGAAGTACGTCGAAGCGGGATGGCTGGGACGCAAAACCGGACGCGGATTCTACAAATACTAG
- a CDS encoding class I SAM-dependent methyltransferase, translating to MKVSVAHLNEVPTTFLITLAARARGPARYPELQFHDPLSEKIIGRVDRDLRPFMKDESSVYGIMKRTQIFRERARKFFAKHPTATGVSLGAGLADYFQWLDNGENSWIDFDLEESMNVRRALLEPRARQKFIAGSLTEPDWWEKLELPTKTPSFFICEGVLMYLNPTEVAGVLRQFGERAAPGSVFIFDHMCWLVVGRAKHHASVSQTHADFHWGPRRYTELTSPHPRLKFTPTTKSWSPKDFPFR from the coding sequence ATGAAAGTCTCTGTCGCCCATCTGAACGAAGTCCCCACCACTTTCCTGATCACGCTGGCCGCCCGCGCCCGGGGGCCCGCGCGTTACCCCGAGCTTCAGTTCCACGATCCGCTTTCGGAAAAGATCATCGGTCGCGTGGATCGAGATCTGCGCCCCTTCATGAAAGACGAAAGCTCCGTCTACGGTATCATGAAGCGCACCCAGATTTTCCGCGAACGCGCGCGGAAGTTCTTTGCGAAGCACCCTACCGCCACGGGTGTTTCGCTCGGCGCGGGTTTGGCCGACTATTTCCAGTGGCTCGACAATGGCGAAAACTCCTGGATCGACTTCGACCTGGAAGAGTCCATGAACGTGCGTCGCGCGCTCTTGGAGCCACGCGCCCGCCAGAAGTTCATCGCGGGCTCACTCACCGAGCCCGACTGGTGGGAGAAGCTGGAACTCCCCACCAAAACGCCGAGCTTTTTCATCTGCGAAGGGGTTCTCATGTACCTGAACCCCACCGAGGTCGCGGGGGTCCTCCGCCAGTTCGGTGAAAGAGCGGCGCCGGGTTCGGTCTTCATTTTTGATCATATGTGCTGGCTGGTGGTGGGGCGCGCGAAACATCACGCTTCGGTCAGTCAGACCCATGCGGATTTCCACTGGGGGCCCCGACGCTATACGGAGCTCACCTCACCGCACCCACGCCTTAAATTCACGCCCACCACCAAGTCATGGAGTCCAAAGGATTTCCCTTTTCGGTGA
- a CDS encoding cobalamin-dependent protein (Presence of a B(12) (cobalamin)-binding domain implies dependence on cobalamin itself, in one of its several forms, or in some unusual lineages, dependence on a cobalamin-like analog.), giving the protein MKPEVKSPKPAEFARHVPKHPIRIVTAAALFDGHDASINIMRRILQDFGAEVIHLGHNRSVADVVRTALQEGAQGICVSSYQGGHMEYFKYLKDLCDEMGAGYMKIFGGGGGVIVFEEKKELEAYGIAQIFHPEDGRKLGLEGMINMIIEQCDFDVLEAAKKFTAQKPKDGREAFDNRNPIPSQKIGVFLTDVEDQALLGKATEDFVKAEVAKRFPEFQRQGQAPTVLGITGTGGAGKSSLIDELVQRYLNLFPSKKIAILCVDPSKRKTGGSLLGDRIRMNSLSRPGVYMRSVASRGSGREISSALGQLIQATKALDFDFIIAETSGIGQGNLAITEISDLSLYVMTSDFGAQSQLEKIDMIDFASMIAVNKADRRGALDAVRDVARQFRRSRKIFDHSTPVPVFLTQASQFNDGGVNQLFFHLADELDKREPEQGWKLSEETKSRILSAEEKPVIPAERQNYLAEIVSTNKRYRERTEGLAKKVSVWGQLENLASATPPVASSMTPASTAHLVKDGNLTVTTANALRDVAEKALGEMRKSLAQELTQDEIESIRNFDQLKSRYDQKDLVFHVRDKEIRQSLTRTSLSGTIIKRVVVPPKTDWGDRFRYLKLENVPGEFPFTGGVFPLKRPDEDPKRMFAGEGTPERTNKRFHYLCKGEKAHRLSTAFDSVTLYGQDPNPRPDIFGKVGESGVSICTLNDMKKLYGGFDLCAPSTSVSMTINGPAPMILAFYFNTAIDQQVEKREKELGRKLSSAELDETRDFTLQQVRGTVQADILKEDQGQNTCIFSINFALKLMGDIQEYFTRKKVRNFYSVSISGYHIAEAGANPISQLAFTLSNGFTFVEYYLSRGLSIDEFAPNLSFFFSNGLDPEYSVLGRVARRIWAVAMRDLYKANDRSQKLKYHIQTSGRSLHAQEIDFNDIRTTLQALIALYDNCNSLHTNAYDEAITTPTEESVRRAMAIQLIINREFGMTMNENPMQGSFFMDELTDLVEEAVLTEFMRINERGGVLGAMETQYQRSKIQEESLYYETLKHSGELPIIGVNTFIDPKTMAADYIPPKIELARASYEEKNQQLTNVRGYQQAHLSDSDQALKDLKETAVSGGNLFEALMKAARVCSLAQMTQAFFEVGGEYRRNI; this is encoded by the coding sequence ATGAAACCTGAAGTGAAATCCCCGAAGCCCGCCGAGTTTGCTCGTCACGTCCCGAAGCATCCCATCCGGATCGTGACGGCGGCGGCCCTGTTCGACGGCCACGACGCGAGCATCAACATCATGCGCCGAATTTTACAGGACTTCGGTGCCGAGGTGATCCACTTGGGGCACAACCGCTCGGTGGCGGACGTCGTGCGCACGGCACTGCAAGAGGGGGCGCAGGGGATTTGCGTCAGCTCCTATCAGGGCGGACACATGGAGTACTTCAAATACCTGAAGGACCTCTGTGACGAGATGGGCGCGGGCTACATGAAGATCTTCGGCGGGGGCGGCGGCGTCATCGTTTTCGAAGAGAAAAAAGAACTCGAAGCCTACGGCATCGCGCAGATCTTCCATCCCGAGGACGGACGCAAGCTGGGACTCGAGGGGATGATCAACATGATCATCGAGCAGTGCGATTTCGACGTGCTCGAGGCGGCGAAGAAATTCACCGCGCAAAAACCGAAGGACGGCCGCGAGGCTTTCGACAACCGCAATCCGATCCCGAGCCAAAAGATCGGCGTCTTTTTGACGGACGTCGAAGATCAAGCCCTGCTGGGGAAAGCGACGGAAGACTTCGTCAAAGCCGAGGTCGCGAAACGTTTCCCCGAATTTCAACGCCAGGGCCAGGCCCCCACGGTGCTCGGGATCACGGGGACCGGCGGCGCCGGCAAGTCGAGCCTGATCGACGAGCTGGTCCAGCGTTACCTGAATCTCTTCCCGAGCAAAAAAATCGCGATCCTCTGCGTGGATCCGTCGAAGCGTAAAACCGGCGGCTCGCTGCTGGGTGACCGCATCCGGATGAATTCGCTGTCGCGTCCGGGCGTGTACATGCGTTCGGTCGCGAGCCGCGGTTCGGGGCGTGAAATCTCGAGCGCGTTGGGGCAGTTGATCCAGGCGACGAAGGCCCTCGATTTTGATTTCATCATCGCCGAGACCTCGGGCATCGGGCAGGGGAACCTCGCGATCACCGAAATTTCGGACCTGTCGCTTTACGTGATGACTTCGGACTTCGGTGCGCAGTCGCAGCTCGAAAAAATCGACATGATCGACTTCGCGAGCATGATCGCGGTGAACAAAGCCGATCGCCGGGGCGCGCTGGACGCCGTTCGCGACGTCGCCCGCCAGTTCCGTCGCTCGCGCAAAATCTTCGATCACTCAACGCCGGTGCCGGTGTTCTTGACCCAGGCCTCGCAGTTCAACGACGGCGGCGTGAATCAACTGTTCTTCCATCTGGCCGACGAACTCGACAAACGCGAACCCGAGCAAGGCTGGAAACTCTCGGAAGAAACGAAGTCGCGGATTCTCTCGGCCGAGGAAAAGCCCGTCATCCCGGCGGAACGCCAAAACTATCTGGCCGAGATCGTCTCGACCAACAAACGTTACCGCGAGCGCACCGAGGGACTCGCGAAAAAGGTCTCGGTCTGGGGACAGCTCGAAAATCTGGCGAGCGCTACGCCTCCGGTGGCGAGCTCGATGACCCCGGCGTCCACCGCGCACCTCGTGAAGGACGGGAACCTGACCGTCACGACCGCGAACGCGCTTCGGGACGTCGCCGAGAAAGCGCTCGGTGAAATGCGCAAGTCGCTCGCGCAGGAGTTGACCCAAGACGAGATCGAATCGATCCGGAACTTCGATCAGCTGAAGTCGCGTTACGATCAGAAAGACCTCGTCTTCCACGTGCGCGACAAAGAGATCCGTCAGTCGCTGACGCGGACCTCGCTCAGCGGTACGATCATCAAACGCGTCGTCGTTCCGCCCAAAACCGATTGGGGCGACCGCTTCCGTTACCTGAAACTTGAAAACGTGCCGGGCGAATTCCCGTTCACGGGCGGGGTCTTCCCGCTGAAACGTCCCGACGAGGATCCGAAACGGATGTTCGCGGGCGAAGGAACTCCCGAACGCACCAACAAACGTTTCCATTACTTGTGCAAAGGTGAAAAGGCGCATCGTCTGTCGACGGCGTTCGACTCGGTCACTCTGTACGGACAGGACCCGAATCCGCGTCCGGATATTTTCGGTAAGGTCGGCGAGTCGGGTGTCAGCATTTGCACGCTGAACGATATGAAGAAGCTCTACGGCGGTTTTGATCTGTGCGCGCCGTCGACTTCGGTCTCGATGACGATCAACGGCCCCGCGCCGATGATCCTCGCCTTCTACTTCAATACGGCCATCGACCAGCAGGTCGAGAAGCGCGAAAAAGAACTGGGTCGCAAACTTAGCTCTGCGGAACTGGACGAGACCCGCGACTTCACGCTGCAGCAGGTGCGCGGGACCGTGCAGGCCGACATCCTGAAAGAAGATCAAGGGCAGAACACCTGCATCTTCTCGATCAACTTCGCTTTGAAGCTCATGGGCGATATCCAAGAGTACTTCACGCGTAAGAAGGTGCGGAACTTCTACTCGGTGTCGATCTCGGGCTACCACATCGCCGAGGCCGGTGCGAATCCCATCTCGCAGCTCGCGTTCACGCTGTCGAACGGCTTCACCTTCGTGGAGTATTACCTGAGCCGCGGTCTCAGCATCGACGAGTTCGCGCCGAACCTGAGCTTCTTCTTCTCGAATGGTCTGGATCCCGAGTATTCGGTCTTGGGCCGCGTCGCCCGCCGGATCTGGGCGGTCGCCATGCGCGATCTGTACAAGGCGAACGATCGCTCGCAGAAGCTCAAGTACCACATTCAGACCAGCGGCCGCTCGCTGCACGCGCAAGAGATCGACTTCAACGACATCCGCACGACCTTGCAGGCGCTCATCGCGCTGTACGACAACTGCAACTCGCTCCACACGAACGCTTACGACGAGGCGATCACCACGCCGACGGAAGAGAGCGTGCGTCGGGCGATGGCGATCCAGCTCATCATCAACCGCGAGTTCGGCATGACCATGAATGAAAATCCCATGCAGGGCTCGTTCTTCATGGATGAACTCACCGACCTCGTGGAAGAGGCCGTGCTGACGGAGTTCATGCGCATCAATGAGCGGGGTGGGGTGCTCGGCGCCATGGAAACGCAGTACCAGCGTTCGAAGATCCAGGAGGAGTCGCTGTATTATGAAACATTGAAGCATAGCGGCGAACTCCCGATCATCGGGGTCAATACCTTCATCGATCCGAAGACGATGGCGGCGGATTATATCCCGCCGAAAATCGAACTCGCGCGCGCCAGCTATGAGGAGAAAAACCAACAGCTGACGAACGTCCGGGGCTACCAGCAGGCCCATTTGTCAGATTCCGATCAGGCCCTCAAAGACTTGAAGGAGACCGCCGTCAGCGGTGGTAATCTGTTCGAAGCTCTCATGAAAGCCGCGCGGGTGTGCTCGCTCGCGCAGATGACCCAGGCCTTTTTCGAAGTCGGAGGCGAGTATCGTCGCAACATCTAA
- a CDS encoding HNH endonuclease — translation MTLKTLSHENLLVRLTKLVRTERKITHLVLECIAEVDRRRLYLERAYPSLFEYLTQVHGYSAGAAQRRISAARLLREIPEVAAKIEEGKLNLSQIALVTQNIKLAEKEFGAKMEAEDKRELLAKIESRSFVETQQILAHELKVEVPATERTQHHGDGSVTINMTLTKEEYESWCRVGELVSHSVPKRRHADLVIYLARKEISRRTEIKRASPQRERSSHPRQIAPNLRKRILTGLGVAPAHRKYAVLEKEKGHVKCDSDSTSGKGDSKCISDSKLWKGDSKSTSDSKPGKDSSRPNSDSKPGKDSSKSTSDSKPGKDSSRPNSDSTPLKKASPSTSESEVRPRGCGYVDLLTGKRCGSRCFLQIDHIHPVHAGGGNAPANLRALCSAHNRGRSRKPGAHPFR, via the coding sequence ATGACGCTTAAAACTCTCTCGCATGAAAACCTACTCGTGCGACTCACGAAACTCGTTCGCACCGAGAGGAAGATCACGCACTTGGTTTTGGAGTGCATCGCCGAAGTGGACCGACGCCGGCTGTATCTGGAAAGAGCTTATCCATCCCTCTTTGAGTATCTCACCCAGGTGCATGGTTACTCCGCCGGAGCGGCACAACGACGGATCAGCGCGGCGAGGCTTTTGCGGGAAATTCCCGAAGTCGCAGCGAAGATCGAGGAAGGAAAGCTGAACCTCTCCCAGATCGCACTCGTCACCCAAAACATCAAACTGGCGGAGAAAGAGTTCGGCGCCAAAATGGAGGCCGAGGATAAACGGGAGCTCCTTGCAAAGATCGAGTCGCGCAGCTTCGTGGAGACGCAGCAGATTTTGGCCCATGAACTGAAAGTTGAAGTGCCTGCCACAGAACGCACTCAACACCATGGCGACGGTTCGGTGACGATCAACATGACTTTGACCAAAGAGGAGTATGAAAGCTGGTGCCGTGTGGGAGAACTCGTCTCCCATTCCGTTCCGAAGCGGAGGCACGCGGACTTGGTCATTTATCTTGCGCGCAAAGAGATCTCCCGCCGCACCGAAATCAAGCGCGCCTCGCCGCAACGTGAACGCTCAAGTCATCCCCGCCAGATCGCGCCGAATCTGCGGAAACGAATTCTTACCGGTCTCGGAGTTGCCCCCGCACATCGGAAGTACGCAGTCCTTGAAAAAGAAAAGGGCCACGTGAAATGCGATTCAGATTCTACATCTGGGAAAGGCGACTCGAAGTGCATTTCTGATTCTAAACTTTGGAAAGGCGACTCGAAGTCCACTTCAGATTCGAAACCCGGGAAAGACTCCTCGAGGCCCAATTCAGATTCTAAACCTGGGAAAGACTCCTCGAAGTCCACGTCAGATTCGAAACCCGGGAAAGACTCCTCGAGGCCAAATTCAGATTCAACCCCTCTGAAGAAAGCCTCACCATCCACTTCCGAATCGGAAGTGCGCCCGCGCGGCTGCGGCTATGTGGACCTACTCACCGGTAAACGCTGCGGCTCACGGTGCTTCCTGCAGATCGATCACATCCACCCGGTCCATGCAGGTGGCGGGAACGCTCCCGCAAACCTGCGCGCCTTGTGTTCGGCGCATAATCGGGGCCGGAGTCGGAAACCTGGGGCTCACCCTTTCAGATAA